One region of Bombus affinis isolate iyBomAffi1 chromosome 5, iyBomAffi1.2, whole genome shotgun sequence genomic DNA includes:
- the LOC126916539 gene encoding protein sidekick isoform X2, whose translation MEMPWRNAVADLSTFLFAAVYFIWIAGSACATETLQEPRFTTQPSSSGNILSENRTKFLQCQARGNPQPKYKWFKDGVPLSNELTSEPYFRIQSTRREDAGVYHCVATNDVGSIFSERITFAVAYMGVFEDLTERMVSVKSGSAAVLTLPPIESHPAPDVTWFTSDGSLLYGIKYASVHHTLLILNASENDQGLYRARAINTQLGKEENSPFFKLQVTGDANAEVAPSIIVKPQDTQIIKDQDVTYIHCIANARSLHELRTLWTKDGIPIENSRISYSFNDSWNRTLALISANITYTGVYSCHVDLRSGGYPTVNASANVVVYEKPTFITELKRETLSDYGSTVTLPCDAVGVPPPKITWFRNAEPVDHLLGFRYALEEDGSLTIKKLTMDDSGMFQCLASNDAGEASSYTWLKAKRLESRLKNRVVRWAAGYNVVRVRQSDRRFKFSQYPDTSGPIMENGPQNQTILDGKDATLTCNAVAAPIPNTTWIYNDTIPVEIAGRVQVLDNGDLLIAAVKPNDAGKYTCIRANEAGSVNGSAYLTVLVRTQIIQPPVDTSVLLGYTAELQCKVSNDPSVLYDIAWFHNSQVINTQASQRVKMRNDGTLEIAAVRASDVGEYMCSVVSPGGNETRSARLSVIELPFAPINVMASRVERISPRTINVSWVPGFDGNSPTKKFIVQRREVSDLGPIPDSALNWITECNNVSAQNRWVLLNNLKAAAAYQFRVTAENSVGEGPPSDPSNIVVLPQEPPSGPPVGFVGSARSSSEIITQWQLPLEEYRNGHILGYVLRYRLYGYSDNPWTIQNITNEAQRNYLITDLITWKDYIVQIAAYNDKGVGVFTEGLKIKTKEGVPEAPPTNVKVTAINSTSIKVWWKPPNPQKINGINQGYKLQAWIGHNFTEASEYKSMTVPPSLFDPLAEQSAIMTGLKKYTLYNITVLCFTDPGDGEKSSPVQIRTREDVPEEVENLQFENISDRSLTVKWNAPQEVNGVLIQYQLKYMIKDVPDSLRVENFTSDTLSAKIEHLQAMTHYKFEVVAWTSVGPGKPAVAVIQSGVEPVLPEPPTKLALSNIDAFSVVLQFTPGFDGNSSIIKWTVQAQTTRNTTWYNIYEVSDPDASTITVGGLIPFMQYKLRLIANNVVGASQPSEPTKEFQTIQAPPSHPPRNVTVRAMSATELRVRWIPLQQIEWYGNPRGYNVTYTEVRTNKSKSITIEDHTANSYILENMEEYALYKIVMQALNDVGSSTISPKAVERTRESVPSMGPINVEANATSSTTILVRWGDVPIEHQNGQIEGFKVYYGANARSAFQYKNIPSNTTFTTTLTELRKFVQYHIQVLAYTRLGDGTLSTPPVRVQTFEDAPGPPSNVSFPDVSFTTARIIWDTPEDPNGEILAYKVMFHLNNSQDHQFSKEFPASDRTFRATGLEPEKYYMFSVTAQTRLGWGKTAYALVFTTNNRERPQSPSMPQISRSQIQSRQITFNWTPGRDGFAPLRYYTVQQSENSGPFQTIPERVEPTLTSYTANDLKPFTFYQFRIQATNDIGPSTWSTESIQVQTLPAAPSRGVTGLKVVPITTSSIEVHWNAIDEVYWSGDHETGGYRVVYQPVSDFPTALQDTPKEEVLGIKATKIVLSDLTEDRYYEVIVLPFNSEGEGPSSPPVTVYVGEAVPTGEPQHLKAEPISSTEVHLRWKPPQANMQNGDLLGYKIFYLVTDSPQDLENKQEEEIEVVPASYLTHSLVFLDKYTEYRIQVLAFNPAGDGPRTPSITVRTKQDIPGPPHNLQFSEITMTSLRVSWEAPKLRNGEIVGYIVTYETAEQNDRFSKQVKQKVTETSLLIQPLEEEETYTFMVRAQTIDFGPPISGNVTTGPQEGSPMAPSNLAVTKTVSSVELQWTNGASGKGPILGYYIETRRKAMEEWQHYDSRWQTIVRSSNGPLTEYSVSYQNLLPSTSYLFRVISYNRYGISYPAYSTETILTPSKLYLEYAYLQHKPFYRQTWFMVTLAAASIIIIIMIIAVLCVKSKSYKYKQEAQKTLEESMAMDTDDRQESDLELYRSRQGGGGAMNMANACGTLGKRNTLARKSMHPPPPTMLGKSPPRPSPASVAYHSDEESLKGYDENPDDSSVTEKPSEISSTDSQGSESENESVQSDPHSFVNHYANVNDSLRQSWKRQKPVRNYSSYTDSEPEGSAVVSLNGGQIIMNNMARSRAPLPGFSSFV comes from the exons AGACCCTCCAAGAACCGCGCTTCACCACTCAGCCTTCCAGCAGCGGCAATATTCTTAGCGAAAATCGGACAAAATTTCTGCAGTGTCAAGCGAGGG GAAATCCTCAGCCAAAATATAAGTGGTTCAAGGATGGGGTACCCCTCAGCAACGAGCTTACTTCGGAGCCTTATTTTCGAATACAAAGTACACGTAGAGAAGACGCAGGAGTTTATCACTGTGTCGCCACAAACGACGTAGGATCTATATTTAGTGAAAGAATTACATTTGCGGTAGCCT ATATGGGGGTGTTCGAGGATCTCACAGAGAGGATGGTGAGCGTGAAATCGGGCAGCGCGGCTGTTTTAACGCTGCCACCGATAGAAAGCCATCCTGCACCTGACGTTACATGGTTCACGTCCGACGGCTCGTTGTTATACGGCATAAAATATGCGTCTGTTCATCACACATTGCTTATCCTGAACGCGTCTGAGAACGATCAAGGCTTGTACAG GGCCAGAGCCATTAACACGCAATTGGGAAAAGAGGAGAACAGTCCCTTTTTCAAGTTGCAAGTTACGGGAGATGCCAACGCTGAGGTGGCACCTAGTATCATAGTGAAACCACAGGACACTCAGATTATCAAGGACCAGGACGTTACCTACATACATTGCATAGCCAATGCTAG GTCTCTTCATGAGTTACGAACTTTATGGACGAAAGACGGGATCCCCATCGAGAACTCGAGGATATCATATAGTTTTAACGACTCGTGGAATAGGACTTTGGCGTTAATATCGGCAAACATAACTTACACCGGCGTATACTCGTGCCATGTGGACTTAAGAAGCGGTGGATATCCAACAGTGAACGCGAGCGCGAATGTTGTCGTATATG aaaaaCCAACTTTTATAACGGAATTGAAACGAGAGACTCTTAGTGATTATGGATCAACTGTAACGTTACCATGCGATGCTGTCGGAGTACCTCCTCCTAAAATCACTTGGTTTCGAAATGCAGAGCCTGTTGATCATCTTCTTGGATTTAG GTACGCACTGGAAGAAGATGGCTCCttaacaattaaaaaattaaccaTGGATGACTCAGGAATGTTCCAATGTCTTGCATCCAACGACGCTGGTGAAGCATCCAGTTATACCTGGCTAAAAGCAAAAA GATTAGAAAGCAGACTGAAAAACAGAGTTGTCCGCTGGGCAGCTGGCTACAATGTAGTCAGAGTTCGCCAATCTGATCGCCGTTTTAAGTTCTCTCAATATCCAGACA CATCTGGACCAATCATGGAGAATGGTCCACAAAACCAAACTATATTAGATGGGAAGGATGCAACTTTAACATGTAATGCTGTAGCAGCTCCGATACCTAACACTACATGGATTTATAATG ATACAATTCCTGTGGAAATCGCCGGAAGAGTACAAGTCTTAGATAACGGAGATCTTTTAATTGCTGCGGTAAAACCAAACGACGCCGGAAAATACACGTGTATTCGAGCTAATGAAGCTGGTTCTGTAAATGGTTCAGCGTATCTTACTGTTTTAG TTCGAACACAAATTATTCAACCACCTGTGGATACCTCTGTACTTCTCGGCTACACCGCAGAATTACAATGCAAGGTCTCCAACGATCCAAGTGTTTTGTACGATATAGCATGGTTTCATAATTCACA AGTAATAAATACACAAGCCAGTCAAAGAGTAAAAATGCGAAATGATGGTACATTGGAAATAGCAGCCGTTCGTGCGTCTGACGTGGGTGAATATATGTGTTCTGTGGTTTCTCCAGGAGGAAATGAGACTCGATCTGCTCGTCTTAGTGTAATCGAATTACCATTCGCACCCATAAACGTAATGGCTAGTCGAGTCGAGCGAATTTCACCTCGCACCATAAACGTTAGTTGGGTTCCTGGCTTTGATGGAAACAGTCCAACAAAAAAGTTTATCGTTCAAAGGCGGGAGGTTTCTGATCTCG GACCAATACCTGATTCTGCACTAAATTGGATCACAGAGTGTAATAATGTTTCGGCACAAAATCGTTGGGTACTATTGAACAATCTAAAAGCTGCTGCTGCATATCAATTTCGAGTGACTGCAGAAAATAGTGTTGGTGAAGGACCTCCTTCGGATCCTAGTAATATAGTAGTTCTTCCTCAAGAGC CTCCGAGTGGACCACCGGTAGGATTCGTTGGTTCCGCTCGATCATCCTCAGAAATAATCACGCAGTGGCAGCTTCCATTAGAAGAATATCGAAACGGCCATATTTTAGGATATGTATTAAGATATAGACTATACGGTTACAGCGACAATCCATGGACAATACAGAATATTACTAACGAAGCACAAAGAAATTATCTTATTACCGACCTAATTACTTGGAAGGATTATATCGTACAGATAGCAGCGTATAATGATAAAGGAGTTGGAGTATTTACGGAAGGTTTGAAGATTAAAACCAAGGAAGGAGTACCTGAAGCACCACCCACAAACGTAAAGGTAACAGCTATTAATTCAACATCGATAAAAGTGTGGTGGAAACCTCCCAATCCGCAAAAGATTAATGGAATAAATCAAGGTTATAAATTACAAGCCTGGATCGGGCATAATTTTACAGAAGCGAGCGAATACAAGTCGATGACCGTACCACCTAGCTTATTCGATCCTCTTGCAGAGCAAAGTGCAATTATGACAGGTTTAAAGAAATACACCTTATACAATATAACTGTATTATGCTTCACTGATCCAGGTGATGGTGAAAAAAGTTCTCCCGTTCAAATTCGTACACGCGAAGATGTACCTGAAGAAGTAGAAAATCTACAATTTGAAAACATAAGTGATCGTTCACTCACCGTTAAATGGAATGCTCCACAGGAAGTTAATGGAGTTCTCATCCAATACCAATTAAAATATATGATCAAAGATGTACCGGATTCTctaagagtagaaaacttcacGTCAGACACTCTTTCAGCCAAAATCGAACATTTACAAGCAATGACTCattataaatttgaagttgTTGCTTGGACTTCAGTAGGCCCTGGAAAACCAGCAGTAGCTGTTATTCAATCAGGCGTTGAGCCTGTTCTTCCTGAACCACCAACTAAATTAGCACTGTCTAATATAGATGCATTCTCTGTCGTTCTTCAATTTACTCCAGGCTTTGACGGCAATTCGTCCATAATAAAGTGGACAGTACAAGCACAAACCACTCGAAACACAACATGGTACAATATTTACGAAGTTTCAGATCCTGATGCTAGTACAATCACTGTGGGTGGTCTAATTCCATTTATGCAGTATAAATTACGATTAATAGCTAACAACGTTGTCGGTGCTTCCCAACCTTCCGAACCAACAAAAGAATTTCAAACGATTCAAGCACCACCATCACATCCTCCTAGGAATGTTACGGTTCGTGCAATGAGCGCCACGGAATTGCGTGTTAGATGGATTCCGTTACAACAAATTGAATGGTATGGAAATCCAAGAGGATATAATGTTACTTATACTGAAGTTCGAACGAACAAGTCAAAGAGCATAACTATAGAAGACCATACAGCGAATTCGTATATTTTAGAGAACATGGAAGAATATGCTCTCTATAAAATTGTAATGCAAGCGCTTAATGACGTTGGGTCATCGACAATAAGCCCGAAAGCTGTTGAAAGAACTCGCGAATCAGTTCCTTCGATGGGTCCTATTAATGTAGAAGCCAATGCAACGTCTTCCACGACTATATTAGTTAGATGGGGTGATGTTCCCATAGAACATCAGAATGGACAAATAGAAGGGTTTAAAGTTTACTATGGTGCAAATGCTAGATCAGCATTCCAGTATAAAAACATTCCTAGTAACACAACATTTACAACAACTTTAACAGAACTTCGAAAATTTGTCCAGTATCACATACAAGTTCTAGCTTATACGCGTCTTGGCGATGGCACTTTAAGCACTCCGCCAGTTAGAGTACAAACATTTGAAGATGCTCCTGGACCTCCATCGAATGTATCGTTCCCTGATGTAAGCTTTACCACTGCTCGGATTATTTGGGATACTCCAGAAGATCCGAACGGAGAGATTCTCGCCTATAAAGTTATGTTTCATCTAAATAATAGCCAGGATCATCAATTTTCGAAGGAGTTTCCTGCATCAGATAGAACTTTTAGAGCAACTGGACTAGAGCCAGAGAAGTATTACATGTTCTCGGTAACAGCACAAACGAGATTAGGATGGGGAAAAACAGCATACGCTCTCGTTTTTACTACAAATAATAGAGAACGTCCACAATCGCCATCGATGCCACAAATTAGCAGATCACAAATACAAAGTAGACAGATAACATTTAATTGGACACCTGGCCGTGATGGGTTTGCACCATTAAG ATATTATACGGTACAACAATCAGAAAATTCAGGACCATTTCAAACGATTCCTGAAAGAGTAGAACCAACATTAACATCTTATACAGCAAATGATTTAAAACCATTTACATTCTATCAATTCCGAATACAAGCAACTAACGATATAGGTCCTTCAACTTGGAGTACAGAATCTATTCAAGTTCAAACTCTACCAGCAG CACCTTCTCGGGGAGTTACCGGATTGAAAGTAGTTCCAATAACGACATCTAGTATAGAAGTTCATTGGAACGCAATAGATGAAGTATATTGGAGCGGCGATCATGAAACAGGTGGTTATCGCGTCGTTTATCAACCAGTTTCTGATTTCCCCACAGCCCTTCAAGATACTCCTAAAGAAGAAGTTTTAGGAATAAAA GCTACAAAGATTGTTTTAAGCGACTTGACAGAAGATAGGTATTACGAAGTAATAGTGTTACCCTTCAATTCTGAAGGTGAAGGTCCATCAAGCCCTCCAGTGACTGTATATGTAGGAGAAGCAGTTCCTACAGGAGAACCACAACATCTAAAAGCAGAACCAATTTCTTCTACAGAAGTACATCTGCGTTGGAAACCACCCCAAGCCAATATGCAAAATGGAGATTTATTAGgatataaa ATTTTCTATTTAGTTACTGATTCTCCTCAAGATTTGGAAAACAAACAGGAAGAAGAAATAGAAGTTGTACCAGCATCATACTTAACACATAGCTTAGTGTTTTTAgataaatatacagaatatcgTATTCAAGTATTGGCTTTCAACCCTGCCGGTGATGGTCCTCGAACCCCATCTATCACTGTCAGAACTAAACAG GATATACCTGGACCACCACACAATTTACAATTCTCAGAAATTACAATGACTAGTCTCCGCGTCTCTTGGGAAGCACCAAAACTACGAAATGGTGAAATAGTCGGCTACATTGTTACATATGAAACTGCAGAACAAAATGATC GTTTTAGTAAGCAAGTTAAACAAAAGGTAACGGAAACAAGTCTACTAATTCAACcgttagaagaagaagaaacgtaTACTTTTATGGTTAGAGCGCAAACCATTGATTTTGGTCCGCCTATATCTGGAAATGTCACAACAGGTCCACAAGAAGGTTCGCCAATGGCACCTAGCAATCTTGCTGTTACAAAAACAGTGTCTAGTGTTGAATTACAGTGGACTAATGGTGCTTCTGGAAAAGGACCCATTCTAGGATACTACATCGAAACGCGCCGGaaag CAATGGAAGAGTGGCAGCATT aTGACAGTCGTTGGCAGACGATCGTGCGTAGTAGTAATGGACCATTGACAGAGTATTCTGTATCTTATCAAAATTTACTTCCATCTACGTCGTATTTATTCAGAGTAATATCATATAATCGTTATGGAATTAGTTATCCAGCATATTCCACAGAAACG attttaaCTCCATCAAAGCTATACCTTGAATATGCATACCTACAACATAAACCGTTTTACAGACAAACTTGGTTTATGGTTACTTTAGCTGCTGCatcaattataattattataatgatCATAGCAGTGCTATGCGTGAAAAGTAAAAGCTATAAATATAAAC AAGAAGCACAAAAGACACTTGAAGAGTCTATGGCGATGGATACTGATGATAGACAAGAGTCTGATTTAGAGCTTTATAGATCAAGACAAGGAGGTGGTGGTGCTATGAATATGGCTAATGCTTGTGGTACATTAGGTAAAAGAAACACTTTAGCAAGAAAATCTATGCATCCTCCTCCTCCTACAATGTTGGGAAAGTCACCTCCTAGACCATCACCAGCCTCTGTTGCTTATCATAGCGACGAAGAAAGTCTGAAAGGATATGATGAAAACCCTGACGATAGCAGCGTTACGGAAAAACCTTCCGAAATTAGTTCAACAGATTCACAG GGATCTGAAAGTGAGAATGAAAGTGTACAATCGGATCCACATTCCTTCGTAAATCATTACGCTAATGTTAATGATTCCTTAAGACAATCCTGGAAACGCCAGAAACCAGTTAGAAATTATTCATCGTACACTGATTCTGAACCTGAAGGTAGTGCCGTTGTCAGTTTAAATGGGGGACAAATTATTATGAACAATATGGCAAGGTCGAGAGCACCATTGCCTGGTTTTTCGTCTTTCGTATAA